The region GGTGTTCAATCAAGAAATCGATGGAACTATTATTTCGTTTGCAGACAAATACTGCATCCAATAAACACATTGGTTAATGACTGCAAATTACTCTTGCTATAGAAACTATATTTGAATTATATTCTGTTTGTTCCCAATAATGGCTGTACTCTACTCATACACATCTAACTTTTAAAGAATTTAATGTGCCTAGAGTCCTAGCCTTCTTATTGCAGCAAGCGATTCTGTCGCCTTGGCAGtccccacactccggcccgacattatgtgagggggttcaattAAGGGGGAGGTCTTAACCCATTGGgggccagaagcccatctccgaAGACCTCAAACTTATgtctgagagatggaagcaactacaggacagcagtgggattcgaacccagactcattgcagcaagatctgcccctccgttgccaactgcgctacgcccctgtAGGCAGTCCTAGCCTTCTTAAATTAGGTATGTCGTTCCAAAGCAATAAAAGTACATGGGGATActcataaaaaaacaaaatcataaatatattgaattttaGATATTCATTAACAATTATAATAGGCGTGGAAGGACACATTTTATGTACTAGTACAAAACATGTAATAATAATGTTGCACACGCATCATCATGAATTACAAtctaattaaacaaataaaaatatactaggTATAAATCACACACacgcatatatatagagagagagagacgaatGTATATTTATTTGTACTTTGTTGAGAGGAAAATAAATGTAGAAgaaggagaggagaggagaggagaggagaaaAGGGAGAATATATTGTGACGCAGTGATGAAAAGTGTTATGGAAGATCATTGAGATGGTCACGAGGAAGACATTTGCGTAACTGAATGAACAACTTTTTCTTGTTTGACTCCTCCatctttttattatatatttttcagttatgtaataataacaataatccTCTTTAAATCTTTTCGAACATTTCCCTCCTCTTCCATTCACTGCCATTCATTTTTCCACACTTCCACTTTAGATCTTGTACTACACTTTAATGCTTCAAATAGTATACTTATATGTATAAACACTTTAACCCTGTGTTTATTTTGAATCATATTATTCACGTATTTATAAGTATAATCCAATTTTaagttattatttatttttatggctTGATTTAATTTTGAACATGTTTGAATCTCTTTTACCTCTCAAATACTCAAATCTCATATTTTATGCATTTATTTGATTACTCAAAGTACATGTTTATTTGTACTAAATCGTGAACCGGTCGAGTCTTGATAATATCACCAAAAGGTGTTCAGAATATAATTTTATTGCTCAGAAAATTggtcagttggaatttattccaagAACATAAATAGTAATGTTGAACTAGACCACtcttagaaaaaaaatgttaattaattcAGTTAATAgcggaatttaattaattgatggatATTTGTATCTTaagtatgaaaaataaaatattaaagagAAAGCTCTGAATATTCGTAATTTGAGATTTGCACATACAaccaatattaatattttatagttgctgataataatattcagTTTGGCTTGAATTGAACTGATACTCAATTTAACTAATTCAAAGTCAAATAGGTAAATAGACCAGAGACAAAAGCCCTAAGGTTTTCATTCTGAAATTTTTGTCCCCCGAACCtaagaacaaaataaaagttTGAGAAACAATAAGAAGATCTTTGGTCTAgttcttgaagatcatcacgtggaaAAGTTGCAAGCCATTTTGATTCTTGATGGATCATGAAGGTAATATTCCCCAATAGCGTATCCAGGATATTTGATTAGGGGATGTGaaataattatagtagtacTTTATTAAGAGTACAAATtaagataaaaaagaaagaCAAAAGTATTCATTAATATAAATTAGAATTGTGATAAAGAAAGATGTGTACAAATTGAGATAAAGAAAGGAAAATAGAATAGGTAAAAGAAATAAACCACAAATTTAAAGTAAAAGAACTCAAGTCTCAAATTGACAGACAAACTAttcatataaattaaaattaagataaTGAAAGAAGGGTACAAATACAATCaagataaagaaagaaaaaaattgagaaaagaaagaagggGTACAAATTAagataaagaaacaaaaaattgagaaaagaaAGAGCGTAGTATATGATAATGAAAGAAAAATGTAAcaaaaatactccatctgtcctacAAGAGCATGCATTTTTGGTTgcgcacgagttttaatacccaatgaataaagtaagagagattgaaagaaaaagtaattaaaggaTTGTttgtggagaatgagtctcatctcattagagagaaacagtttccaaaattaaaaaatgcatactcttgtgggtcagactaaaaaggaaatagtgcatagcCTTATTGAACGGATGAAGTAGAAATTAATTCCCAAACTTCACACAGTCCAAGGACTCAAACACTGGCCAATTTAAGTGAAAATGCTAGAGCTTTACCGCCGGATCACTTGCAATTATAGGAAATTTTTTCGCAATGTTAGTATTGTAAATTTTAGAAGTATATCAGCACCACTTGTTCTCACATGGATACGCCATTGTAATTCTCTATCTGTATAGTTCATATTTAGGGTTTACTATGCCTATTACGTGAATTAATTTAAGTTCTTTGCATGCAACATGTCATATTTCACAAATAGATTTAGTCTGAATAATCACATAAACAGATCATATGTTTGGATTTATTTAAATTGCAAAATATTATGGTACAAATCCCAACACCACTTAACACTCACAATTCTATCAATATCTTGTCCTTTCACTGATGAACTCACAATTCTATCAATATCTTGTCCTTTCACTTCTATTCATCAGTCATATAGTttgtaattatatatatatatatatatatatatatagggtagtgatccatgtataactaatcttaagtgtataactagagaacaaatcccagccacacatcttaatggaacaaatattatttattttaattatagaaaatatgctgagggtaattttggaaattacaatatgaaatttaaatctgCGTACAATTACACTGTTTCCTTAATTTGAACTACAGGGAATTGCTTCAAAACCTATACAAAGTGAACGCGAACAATTAAACGAAGAGAAATCGAAGAAGCAGAACCTCAGATATGGTATTGACGTAGCTAACATCAGCGGCTACACCAGGCGTTCCGGCGATATCATAGTGTGAGAGGTGTGAAACCATCGGATTCAGCTTCATTAAAAGAGATGGCGTCTGTCCGATCCCTCCGGCGGCGCCCAAAATCGCTACCTTCCATTGTTGCCCCGGCGGCGAAGCGAAGGCACGGATCGACATGTACGACGCTGCCGCGCTCCTCCGGAGAGCCCATCTCAAAAAGACGGTCGTCATTGTTAATTTTCGTTTATGTAAATATGAGCTTGAAAGTGTGTGCGTAGTGTTTGTATGATTATGAGAAGCGGTCAGTGTATGATTGCCTTTCTCGATACCACCTCGCCCCTCAACATGCTCCCTTTGATGTTTTCCTTGTCGCATTGCAGtcgcagagagagagagagtcctcCTTATCATCTCCTTTTAATAAACTTTTGCCATCAATATTCAATTAATCTCATATTGCattctaaaaagaaaagatgaaGAAGATAAAGATTGGAGATGATAATCCACAAATCCGAATcggtgaaaaaaaaaagaaatattagcgtgattttacttcactcttgttcacaaaacacttcactcttgttcagaaaacacttcactcttgttcacaaaacacatcactcttattctgattttacttcactcttgttcacaaaacacatcactcttattctgattttacttcactcttgttcacaaaacacttcactcttgttcagaaaacacttcactcttgttcacaaaacacattactcttattctgattttacttcgctcttgttcacaaaacacatcactcttattctgattttacttcactcttgttcacaaaacacatcactcttattctgattttacttcactcttgttcacaaaacacatcactcttattctgattttacttcactcttgttcacaaaacacttcactcttgttcagaaaacacttcactcttgttcacaaaacacatcactcttattctgattttacttcactcttgttcacaaaacacatcactcttattctgattttacttcactcttgttcacaaaacacttcactcttgttcagaaaacacttcactcttgttcacaaaacacatcactcttattctgattttacttcactcttgttcacaaaacacatcactgttattctgattttacttcactcttgttcacaaaacacttcactcttgttcagaaagcacttcactcttgtttacaaaacacatcactcttattctgattttacttcactcttgtttacaaaacacatcactcttattccgattttacttcactcttgtttacaaaacaaatcactatttttgttaatttacttcactcttgtttacaaaacacgtcactcttattgtgattttacttcactcttgtttacaaaacacatcactcttattctgattttacttcactcttgtttacaaaacacaaagaaCAACACATAAATATGAAGTGATCTAATTCCAAACTCAAGcaccatcaagattcaagaaatcAAATTCTCATAATAGTAGTGATAAAAAATATATGCCAGTGCAGCAAACACAAAATTGAAGCAAATTAAGTGCATTATTTAGCAACAATTATCCAAAACTGAAActctaatcaacaaaaattaatGATTTCTGTGAGCATGGAAGTAGAATATGACAGCAGCAGCAGTGGCAATGGCTGTGACCATCCACCTCCTTCCACCGCCGATCTCCCTAATCACCATCTCCTTCTCATCAAAGCACATCTGCATTTCCTACTCCGCCAAATCTTCCGATTCTACTTTCTCCACAATCCTTTCCAAAACCTGGATTCGCTCATCTCTAGCATCCAATTCCGCCATCAGCGACGCCTTTTTCCTCCAATTCAGCGTCCGATTCCTGCAGAATGTGACGACGGCGACGCCAACATCGACGAGAAGGTTGAATCGCGCGAATTTTgcagaagagagaagaaaaggttGAATCGCACAATGAGGTTGAATCTCCTGCCGCCGCTGCGACAACGGCAGGTACAAGGCGGTGATGAGGatggagaagagaagaagaggagatgAATTCTAATTTGCCGACGTATCCTATTTTTggatatgcaatgaccattatacccctgccttgttattgtagagtaaatttgtgattgagggaactaatttctccttaaattcaaaaaataatactagcccttgatttttttgatcttgtggctattatttgttctctagttatatggttaagaggtgtttgccatagatcatgaccctatatatatatatatatatatatagggttgtgatcaagatagaaccaatCTTAAATGTAGAACCAAGGCCAAATTTGGATTGAAAACATGATTAGTGGGGTGGTTAGTGGGGTGGTTATAACCGATGCATTGTGATTATGTATGAAATTTGATCTTGACCAtcatttttcctcatccaatggatAAAATGTAGTTCTAGGTTATACACTTTAGATTGTTTTGTATATAagacaaccctatatatatatatatatatatatatatatatatatatatatatatatatatatatatatatatatatatatatatatatttatgtatcctaattaaatttatatgaaaacaataaaaatttaCATATGTAACAAAAACTACAACTTCGTCaataagagcacccacaatggggcgcccgatggctccattgtgggtgcccgcccgatggcacgccctaagcttcgggcgaggaagaagcgcggacgatggcctatcgtctgcgccttcgtccgcgccatcgggcaccaTTGTAGGCTCCACGGACGGTGGCacgcgtttttttattttttttaaatgctaaattcaaaaattttgtataaataccccctaccccagcttcatttgtaacatttcatttcacgattccactctcgaaactcacatttactacgaaatggattcaagtctcAATAGTCTGATGTTTAGTGGTGATGCGCGTTGGTCGGGTATAGAGCTCGACGAATATCGGCCGTTCGCCGCCAACACGCAGTACTATCCCGAATTCAATACGGATTCGTATagtttgtctgacatggagccgtctccaaaccgaccctccgccccctcctgccgcgccgccgccgccaccccatCCTCCGCCACCGCAAAAAAGAAGCGGATCCGGCACCGCGCgaacaagttgccacctccggcaatgaatgaagagtacgcccccggccatacgaactaccagccggatgaaaccctcgtcttggcgaggtgttgggtagatatatcagaggacccgatattcgccaacaaccagaagcagctcccgtactgggagcgcatcgcatagcgctacaatgaggcgaagccgccgagcgcgtacaagctccaacgggagcagctccgcaagcactgggatcaggtgaagaagcaagtcaacctgttcgcgtcGGAGTATGAGAATTGCGCGAGGGAGCAAGGGAACatcgagagcttgagcgacgtgcgcgatagagcgttgttgtcgtaccagtccctgtacggcgacttcaagcatttgggcatctgggcgctcttgagggacaaccAGAAGTTCCAATGCGGGATTCTGCACATCGatgcgacaaagaggacgaagaccaccgccgctggtggttacacgagcagcgaaagcggaactcatCCGGTGggcctcaaccggacgtacacggaggaggagagttctgacacaccgatgtcctcccggcgtcccataggcgtcaaggctgcgaagaacaaggggaaggcgacggcGACATCATCCTCAACCGCCGCCACCCCATCGCCGGTCCCggtcccgaccccgaccccgagCCCGACGGCCGCCGCGTATGTGGGGTTGGCAAGagcctcgatggcgcggacgttgttgcagacgcacaaggcgctcgagaagtgtacggaccccgccaaagccgaatacctccaggggttgatcgatgagttgcgccgggagttgggaattgcgtagattagccaacttgaatcgtgtaacttttgttaatcaatgcagtcttcGCTGGTTTTTAGCtactcgttgtgttttttaattagtttgcattatatatttgaaaacatttaaattaattaactaaataatagtaaaacatatagggcgcgtcttagggcgtcccttagggcgccccattgctaatgctatAATGTCTCAATTTGGCTGGAGAAATTGGCAGTATTTGTAGATTGTTGATTGTGTATTTAAGATGATTTATTGTAGAATTTGGAATACAAATTCCATAACATTGAATATTTCAAGGTTTCAAGTGTTGTTTAAACACCCGGCATATCGTTCCCTAATTTTGTCCAATCAGGTGACTCAATCTCAACTCTACGACATGCATCTTCGCTTGTGCCTATTATTCCTAGTGACGAACCTTCTCCCAAGTAATGGCGCATTTATTGTTCTCCATTAGAAGAGTGTTTGTCTTACTTGTGTTGCTCCAAATTGTTGAGAATGACACATAATTTTGGATTTCTAAGTATACCCTCTATACAAATAAATGGGCGTGAAGAATTTTATATGTCGATAATATGATAAGAGTATGAAAGAGGTATGAATTGTGGATCAAACCGTATAATAGTCTCATAGCTTGCTATAATGTTCAGCCTCTACACAACTAAAATACACTAACAAATTTATTAGAACTTGTCACATACTTGTTTGAAAATGTGTGGTTTGGATTGATAAGATTTTAAGGACGAAGTGGCTGAAAACTCTAAATTAACATATTGAGGACAACAAAGCTCAGGTTAATTGGTAAGCCGTTTCTCcttcaaaaaaaaatacatatcataaaTTGAGGTAAATATTATGAAGACATGACAGAAGCATTCAGAGTGGTAGAAACAATACAAGGGAGAAAAGTCTATTTTGGTGAAGCTGGTCCCATATTCTGTACAGGAGGAGCGGCCAATTCCACCATATTCCGGCTACTGGAATTTAGGTCTTGAGATCTTTCGCGGATTTCTCTGTATTCTTGACACATGGCGCATAAGTGACAGAAGAAATGTGTGACAAAGTCTCCACATGGTGCTTCCTGCATCCCAAACACAAGATGCTGAGATTTATATGCCGGACTTATGTTATCGAAAGCTTTCGTGCACATGGTATCACGGTTAAAGATCCTAGCAGATAAGGGGTCTCATTAAGATTAGCTTGCGTGAGACTCACAAATAGTAACACAGACCTCAAATAACAGGAAATAAAGAAGATCAAGTGGACAAAGATAGAAACAGAACCGAAGAAGTAAATCAAATTTACGAGTGCAAAACTAGAACCCATAACCATACAAGGGACATAACACCCTAACTGGTCGAAACCAACTGATTCTAAGACAAATTGATTATTATTACTGGTCATGATGCAACGTAATACTATGTCCATGCAACATAGTCCATGAAGGGCATTTAGAACTAATGGAGGTGAAACATAACCAAGAAGCTTAAAGAAAACGTATCccttgaaacaatattttgatcAACATCAATGGCCAAGCATTGTGGTCTACAGTGAGTCAACACGAACACCAAACGTGCATGAATACATTGAATAGACAAGAAATGAAGATATACCTCCAAATTGTAGTTTTCCCTTAAAGTCCTCCGATAGCCACATGCATAACAGGCTACAAGGCATCCAGGGGCGCCCAACATAACACCTTCCGTCATCACACAGCATAGAGTATTCACAAGAGCCCATAATACAAAATGCATCATACACGATCCTATTAGAGTTCCAGAACCCAAAGACTCTGCGTTTCTCCCAAAAAGATAGCACGGGCAAATAAGCCCAACACAACCTGTCACGTAAATAATATCAACCCAGCAATTACTTGACTAATATATACTTCAGACTATATATTCTCAGTGAACCACTCAGAATGAATGCATCATAAACCATTTGAATCGTATGCAAGCCTTTTTCTTTCACAAACAGAAATCTTAGACAGACCAGTCCCCGTGTAGCACTAATCATGAACAACTTACATCACGCAAGGAAATCACAATTTCTTTAATGAGCGAGCACATTGAGTTAGCTAAATGCACTGCAATGCTCAATATCTGGTCTATAGATAGAGAGCAGTAAATAACTCTTAAAAACACTTTTTCCACACAATTGCCTATAACTGATCATTTAACTGCACACACATCACACTAGTTTGCAAGGCATGATCCAACACTCCAGCACTATCAAAAAGCACCTTTCATTCACTTTTTTGCTTCTGATAAATCAAGATCACAGGGCATAAAGTAGCATACAGCTCTGCATATCATCGAAACAAGCACAGATTCCCGAGGACCACTGCCCTGGAACACTACTGTTGTGTTGTGGTCTAGGATCAACATCTGAAGGAGGAGGTACTACATCTGCTTGTGCATCTGACTGCTCGAGGGGAATGTAACGTGGTGGAACATATGCGTTCTGGCCGACCATATTACTTGAAGACCAGAGAATTCACAGCTCTTTCCTGTTCACAACCTTGAGCAGCAATCTGCACCAGGCATTCAGAAGAGAGTCAAATAAAACTGATATCATGTCAAAGTTCCATGTAGAATTGCATTCTGTTATTTTCTCATCTTAATGACAAAATTGCATTTAACTCACTACTGGCTACTGAACTTTTTACACAGACATCTTCTGCTATTTATGCATACCATTTCTTCCAAAACATATAAACACCATTTCACCCCCTATTATGAACACACCATAAAAATTTAGGCATATGGATACAAATGAAAAAACCGTTCACAAACAAAGCAAGTGACCTATTGTTAATTCTCAGAAAAgttcttaaatttaattttaccctaaaatcattTAACCCTAAAAGTTCCAAGTAAGATTGAACATTGAGATATTATCTTGCACTATGATTTGGGTTATTTCCCAAATCTAATCTCAAACACAAAACTAAGTGCAAGATTCAGGAAATAAACCTTGTAGTGACAATTCaagatcaaattttgaaattttccaaGAGCGGAACTGAATTTGGGAATTAATTAGCCGGAAAAGGATAGAGTAAAGAAAAGATGAAATGCATAGACATTGTTGAATGAGATAATGATAATCAGTGGAAGTTGAGAACGAGAACGCACCAGAGAACTGCAGAGAATTGTTCACAATTTTCAAATTTGAGGAGAGAGATTATAAATGAGTGTAGTCTGATTGAAATAGAGAGAagcttaatttattttattcaagtCGCATAACGATTCTCTGATAAGTA is a window of Salvia splendens isolate huo1 chromosome 3, SspV2, whole genome shotgun sequence DNA encoding:
- the LOC121793636 gene encoding protein PLANT CADMIUM RESISTANCE 10-like; the encoded protein is MVGQNAYVPPRYIPLEQSDAQADVVPPPSDVDPRPQHNSSVPGQWSSGICACFDDMQSCCVGLICPCYLFGRNAESLGSGTLIGSCMMHFVLWALVNTLCCVMTEGVMLGAPGCLVACYACGYRRTLRENYNLEEAPCGDFVTHFFCHLCAMCQEYREIRERSQDLNSSSRNMVELAAPPVQNMGPASPK